One Spiroplasma endosymbiont of Dioctria linearis DNA segment encodes these proteins:
- the mutM gene encoding DNA-formamidopyrimidine glycosylase produces MPELPEVETVVRTLNSKVKNLIIKKVKITYPNLIKTDISIEDLENKLMGRKIDNISRIAKHIIFELQDLVLISHLRMEGKWFVFDSDSVYDSKHVEAIFELSENKMMVYSDTRKFGTFHLQERDTFKSQNPINKVGPEPFNSALNGQYLHDIMSRSNKHIKTVLLDQTKISGIGNIYADEILFDSKIHPEKRASSLKLEDYERILESSKKILKRSIELGGSTIDTYQPEQGIDGKFQNELKVHTRKGKPCFDCGRIIEKIKVNGRGTYFCKECQFLY; encoded by the coding sequence ATGCCAGAATTACCAGAAGTTGAAACCGTAGTAAGAACTTTAAATAGTAAAGTTAAAAATCTTATTATTAAAAAAGTTAAAATAACTTATCCAAATTTAATTAAAACAGATATCTCAATAGAAGATTTAGAAAATAAGCTTATGGGTAGAAAAATAGATAATATATCTAGAATTGCAAAGCATATAATTTTTGAACTACAAGATCTAGTTTTAATTAGCCATTTAAGAATGGAAGGAAAATGATTTGTATTTGATTCAGATAGTGTATATGACTCAAAACATGTGGAAGCTATTTTTGAGTTAAGTGAAAATAAAATGATGGTATATAGTGATACAAGAAAATTTGGTACTTTTCATTTACAAGAAAGAGATACCTTTAAAAGTCAAAATCCAATAAATAAGGTTGGTCCAGAGCCCTTTAATAGCGCTTTAAATGGGCAATATTTGCACGATATAATGTCACGCTCAAATAAGCATATTAAAACAGTCTTATTAGACCAAACTAAAATCTCAGGAATTGGAAATATATATGCTGATGAAATATTGTTTGATTCAAAAATTCATCCTGAAAAAAGAGCTAGTTCTCTTAAATTAGAAGACTATGAAAGAATCTTAGAATCTTCTAAAAAAATACTTAAAAGATCTATTGAATTAGGGGGATCTACAATTGATACCTATCAACCAGAGCAAGGAATAGATGGAAAATTTCAAAATGAGTTAAAAGTTCATACAAGAAAAGGTAAACCTTGCTTTGATTGCGGAAGAATTATTGAGAAAATTAAAGT